Proteins found in one Vulpes vulpes isolate BD-2025 chromosome 13, VulVul3, whole genome shotgun sequence genomic segment:
- the S100A16 gene encoding protein S100-A16 produces the protein MADSYTELEKAVVVLVENFYKYVSKHSLVKNKISKSSFRKMLQKELNHMLTDTGNRKAADKLIQNLDANHDGRISFDEYWTLIGGITSPIANLIRQQEQQSSS, from the exons ATGGCAGACAGCTACACGGAGCTGGAGAAGGCGGTCGTGGTCCTGGTGGAAAACTTCTACAAATATGTGTCTAAGCACAGCCTGGTCAAAAACAAGATCAGCAAGAGCAGCTTCCGGAAGATGCTCCAGAAAGAGCTCAACCATATGCTGACG GATACGGGGAACCGGAAGGCGGCAGACAAGCTCATCCAGAACCTGGACGCCAACCACGATGGGCGTATCAGCTTCGACGAGTACTGGACCTTGATAGGTGGCATCACCAGCCCCATTGCCAACCTCATCCGCCAACAGGAGCAGCAGAGCAGCAGCTAG
- the S100A14 gene encoding protein S100-A14 produces MGQCRSANAEDTQDFSEVERAIETLIRSFHQYSVEGGKETLTPSELQALVTQQLPHLMPSNYGLEEKIANLGSCTDSKLEFGSFWELIGEAARSVKLESPVRSS; encoded by the exons ATGGGACAGTGTCGGTCGGCCAATGCTGAG GATACACAAGACTTCAGTGAGGTGGAGAGGGCCATCGAGACCCTCATCAGGAGCTTCCACCAGTACTCTGTGGAAGGCGGAAAGGAGACGCTGACTCCCTCAGAACTGCAGGCCCTGGTCACCCAGCAGCTGCCCCACCTTATGCCG AGCAACTATGGGCTGGAAGAGAAAATTGCCAACTTGGGCAGCTGTACTGACTCTAAACTGGAGTTTGGGAGTTTCTGGGAGCTGATTGGAGAAGCAGCCAGGAGCGTGAAGTTGGAGAGCCCTGTGCGGAGCAGCTGA
- the S100A13 gene encoding protein S100-A13 yields MAAEPLTELEAAIETVVTTFFTFAGQEGRKGSLSIHEFRELVTQQLPHLLKDVGSLDEKMKSLDVNQDSEFKFHEYWRLIGELAKEIQKERALEIRKK; encoded by the exons ATGGCAGCAGAGCCCCTGACGGAGCTGGAGGCCGCCATTGAGACAGTGGTCACCACCTTCTTCACCTTTGCAGGGCAGGAGGGCCGGAAGGGCAGCCTCAGCATCCATGAGTTTAGGGAACTGGTCACTCAGCAGTTGCCTCACTTGCTCAAG GACGTTGGATCCTTAGATGAGAAGATGAAGAGCTTGGATGTGAATCAGGACTCCGAGTTCAAGTTCCATGAGTACTGGAGACTGATTGGGGAGCTGGCCAAGGAGATCCAGAAGGAGAGAGCCCTGGAGATCCGGAAGAAGTAA